One region of Elusimicrobiota bacterium genomic DNA includes:
- a CDS encoding uracil-DNA glycosylase family protein, with protein sequence MVEGNEKLEDYKKEVINKYCKNIGLPMEYRFYNGIQVKPLCPVETRENGVFVIGAYPSAAFERKNGRILPKDNLSKPFDDNKEVDNKSAKELDENILKPLGIKRSQCWITNLVKTFLFKKEHVLQFEMFKSKIHVIVTRDNYEQYAIKSISWLYREIEMANPKIIITLGNEVAGILEGVSGNTKRNGLLDYKIRTINVNGKTYKIIHMAHPGILMKKNISTNSWPERHKKGIETLKTEVQKILTGK encoded by the coding sequence ATGGTTGAAGGAAATGAAAAACTTGAAGATTACAAAAAAGAAGTTATTAATAAATACTGTAAGAATATTGGGCTTCCTATGGAATATCGTTTTTATAATGGTATTCAGGTAAAACCTCTTTGTCCTGTTGAAACAAGAGAAAACGGAGTGTTTGTTATCGGAGCATATCCATCCGCAGCTTTTGAAAGAAAAAATGGCAGGATATTGCCGAAAGATAATCTTAGTAAACCTTTTGATGATAATAAAGAAGTAGACAATAAAAGTGCTAAAGAGCTGGATGAAAATATTTTAAAACCATTAGGAATAAAACGTAGTCAATGTTGGATTACGAATTTAGTCAAAACGTTTTTGTTTAAAAAAGAACATGTACTACAATTTGAGATGTTTAAATCAAAAATACATGTGATTGTAACAAGAGATAATTATGAACAATATGCAATAAAAAGTATATCATGGTTATATAGAGAAATTGAAATGGCGAATCCTAAAATTATAATAACATTAGGTAATGAGGTAGCAGGCATTTTAGAAGGTGTTAGCGGAAATACGAAAAGGAATGGATTGCTGGATTATAAAATTAGGACAATAAATGTAAATGGGAAAACATATAAAATTATACATATGGCGCATCCTGGTATATTGATGAAAAAAAATATTAGTACTAACTCTTGGCCAGAAAGACATAAAAAAGGAATTGAGACTTTGAAAACAGAAGTACAGAAGATATTAACAGGGAAATAA
- a CDS encoding FKBP-type peptidyl-prolyl cis-trans isomerase — translation MKRRSWQIVMFFICCLVSNGCTASKDTLTTQKDKVSYSIGQNIGSSLKTQSIDVDTDMLFKGIKDAVSGNKGLLTADEMQEVMKTFQQEMAAKQAESSKKIGDKNKKEGEEFFAKNKTNKDVKTLPSGLQYKVIANGTGAKPKATDTVSVNYKGTLIDGTEFDSSYKRGQPATFPINGVIKGWTEALQLMNVGSKWELYIPYQLAYGERGAGQNIGPYSTLIFTVELLSIEKESNEGKPSIKPSIKPSIKPSIK, via the coding sequence ATGAAAAGACGTAGTTGGCAAATCGTAATGTTTTTTATTTGTTGTTTGGTGTCAAATGGATGTACTGCTTCTAAAGATACATTAACAACTCAAAAAGATAAAGTGAGTTATAGCATCGGGCAGAATATAGGAAGCAGTTTAAAAACCCAATCTATCGATGTTGATACTGATATGTTGTTTAAAGGAATTAAAGATGCCGTATCCGGAAATAAAGGATTGCTAACCGCCGATGAAATGCAGGAAGTAATGAAAACTTTTCAGCAGGAAATGGCGGCAAAACAAGCTGAATCAAGCAAAAAAATAGGTGACAAAAATAAAAAAGAAGGAGAAGAATTTTTTGCAAAAAATAAAACCAACAAAGACGTTAAAACACTACCGAGCGGATTACAATATAAGGTAATTGCTAATGGTACCGGAGCGAAACCGAAAGCAACAGATACCGTATCTGTTAATTACAAAGGAACACTTATTGATGGAACAGAATTTGACAGTTCTTATAAACGGGGACAACCGGCAACTTTTCCTATTAACGGTGTAATTAAAGGCTGGACAGAAGCGTTACAACTGATGAACGTTGGTTCAAAATGGGAATTATATATCCCTTATCAACTCGCATATGGAGAACGCGGAGCAGGACAAAACATAGGTCCTTATTCTACGTTAATATTTACAGTTGAACTTCTTTCAATAGAAAAGGAAAGCAATGAAGGAAAGCCAAGCATAAAACCAAGTATAAAACCAAGTATTAAGCCAAGTATTAAGTAA
- a CDS encoding winged helix-turn-helix domain-containing protein codes for MWTPIIGESAGKVWQVLNKKGQVEINAIKKATNLNDGSLYMALGWLAREGKVKFEQKQQKVYISLIGK; via the coding sequence ATGTGGACACCAATAATTGGTGAAAGTGCCGGTAAAGTCTGGCAAGTTTTGAATAAAAAAGGTCAGGTAGAGATAAATGCTATTAAAAAAGCTACTAATTTAAATGATGGCAGTTTATATATGGCATTAGGGTGGTTAGCCAGAGAAGGTAAAGTAAAATTTGAACAGAAACAGCAAAAAGTATATATAAGTTTAATCGGTAAATAA